ATAATTGAGGCAGGGTTTCATATTGTTCACAAATTTTTTCTTGCAGGTGCATATGTTAAATATTTTCATAATTATTTTCATTACTTCTTTTACATTCATTACAGATGTGTAGGGGCCATAGTATAAAGCTCCATCATCTTTTATCTTCCTGACCATATGAAGTCTTGGAAATTCATCTTTAACTGTAATTTTGAGGTAGGGATATTGTTTGTCATCACGCAGTCTCACATTGTATTTGGGTTTAAACATTTTGATAAGATTATTTTCTAAGATGAGAGCTTCTACTTCATTGTTGGTTACAATAAATTCGATATTAAATGCATCTTTAAGGAGAAACCGCAGGCGGGGATTTACATTTTGATTCTTATTAAAATAGCTTGCAACCCTCTTTCTCAAATTTTTTGCTTTTCCTACATAAATTATATTGCCCGACTTGTTTATAAATTTATAAATTCCAGGATTATCCGGAAAAATATCAAATCTTGGTTTCTGCATAGGATAATTTCTGAAGGATTATATTCTGAAGAGAAGAATATTTATAAAGACGGAAGAAATCGAAACTACATCTTATATTTTCCAAAATCTTCCGGTTTGAGATTTTCAAGAAGCTCTTTCCATTTTTCATCTGTGTCTATTTCGGAAATATCAACTGAATTTGCCGCTTTTAAAACAAACTCTTCTACATAGATTGGCGCATTAGTCCTCAAAGCAAGTGCTATCGCATCGCTTGGCCTTGAATCGATTTCCAAGATTGTTCCGTCTTTCTGAAGCTCGATGACAGCATAAAAAGTATTATTCCGAAGGTCATTTATGATTATCTTTTTAACTTTACA
The nucleotide sequence above comes from Candidatus Schekmanbacteria bacterium. Encoded proteins:
- a CDS encoding bifunctional nuclease family protein; amino-acid sequence: MKEMKVSNLMLDPVSKTPIVILKDVDMTVMLPIWVGYFEATAIALELEKTATPRPMTHDLLRNIIEKISCKVKKIIINDLRNNTFYAVIELQKDGTILEIDSRPSDAIALALRTNAPIYVEEFVLKAANSVDISEIDTDEKWKELLENLKPEDFGKYKM